A single region of the Pseudomonas sp. GGS8 genome encodes:
- a CDS encoding CBS domain-containing protein gives MKTAAQLLKLKVVQNQQVHSIAPDQMVLDALKMMAEKNVGALPVIEAGQVVGVISERDYARKVVLQGRSSVGTPVREIMSAPVVTADSLQSIERCMEVMTDSHLRHLPVLEGGELIGLLSIGDLVKEAIVEQTDLIRQLEHYIRGH, from the coding sequence ATGAAAACAGCCGCACAGTTGCTGAAACTGAAGGTCGTGCAAAACCAGCAGGTGCACAGCATCGCACCGGATCAGATGGTTCTCGACGCCCTGAAAATGATGGCCGAGAAGAACGTCGGCGCGCTGCCTGTGATCGAAGCAGGGCAGGTGGTCGGCGTCATCAGCGAGCGCGACTATGCGCGCAAGGTGGTCCTACAGGGGCGTTCTTCGGTCGGTACACCGGTGCGCGAGATCATGAGCGCGCCGGTGGTGACCGCCGACAGTTTGCAGAGTATCGAGCGCTGCATGGAGGTCATGACCGACAGCCATTTGCGTCATCTGCCGGTGCTGGAGGGGGGCGAATTGATCGGGCTGCTGTCGATCGGTGATCTGGTCAAGGAAGCCATCGTCGAGCAGACCGATTTGATTCGGCAACTTGAGCACTACATTCGCGGGCATTGA